A window of Haloarcula sp. H-GB4 contains these coding sequences:
- a CDS encoding biotin transporter BioY, translating into MATEQSVDLVDDDTVGLFTKAVLLAALTAALAQISIPLPGTLPPFSLQPFGMFFAGLLLGPLWGGVALLLYVLVGIAGAPVFSNANAGLGYVIAGQGTGGFLVGFLVGAVVAGAIAHRSIAPKPVVNLSVPVQVVALTAAVAVVYAIGIPWMSFVTGLPLTRAAAVMAPYIPLDLLKLGIAIAIVQGGYLGD; encoded by the coding sequence ATGGCAACAGAGCAATCTGTCGACCTCGTTGATGACGACACTGTGGGCTTGTTCACGAAGGCGGTGCTGCTCGCGGCGCTGACCGCGGCGCTCGCACAGATATCTATCCCGCTCCCGGGGACGCTACCGCCGTTCTCGCTACAGCCCTTCGGGATGTTCTTCGCCGGCCTGCTGTTGGGGCCGCTGTGGGGCGGCGTCGCCCTGCTGTTGTACGTGCTTGTCGGTATTGCCGGCGCTCCGGTATTCTCGAACGCGAACGCGGGTCTGGGCTACGTCATTGCCGGGCAGGGGACCGGCGGCTTCCTTGTTGGCTTCCTCGTCGGTGCGGTCGTTGCCGGCGCCATCGCGCACCGGAGCATAGCGCCGAAACCGGTCGTGAACCTCTCTGTCCCGGTGCAGGTCGTCGCGCTCACCGCGGCGGTTGCCGTCGTGTATGCTATCGGCATCCCGTGGATGTCATTCGTAACTGGCCTACCACTCACTCGCGCCGCCGCTGTGATGGCTCCGTATATCCCGCTTGACCTCCTGAAGCTCGGTATCGCGATCGCCATCGTGCAGGGTGGGTACCTCGGCGATTGA
- a CDS encoding elongation factor EF-2, whose translation MGRRKKIVQECETLMDDPEHIRNIAIAAHVDHGKTTLTDNLLAGAGMISDDTAGEQLAMDTEEDEQERGITIDAANVSMTHEYEDQNHLINLIDTPGHVDFGGDVTRAMRAVDGALVVVDAVEGAMPQTETVLRQALREGVKPTLFINKVDRLISELQEGPEEMQKRLLAVIQDVNDLIRGMTEEMDDIEDWTVSVEEGTVGFGSALYKWGVSMPSMQRTGMDFGEIMELERNDNRQELHERTPLSDVVLDMVCEHFPNPVDAQPMRVPRIWRGDAESQLAEDMAMVNEDGEVVLMVTDIGVDPHAGEIAAGRVFSGTLEKGQELYVSGTAGKNRIQSVGIYMGGEREEVEHVPAGNIAAVTGLKDAIAGSTVSSEEMTPFESIEHISEPVITKSVEAQNMDDLPKLIETLQQVAKEDPTIQVEINEDTGEHLISGQGELHLEVIGQRIERNQGIPINTGEPIVVYREAPQEDSREVEGRSPNNHNRFYISIEPLGEDIVETIKMGEASMDMPELERREALQEAGMDKDDSQNIEHIHGTNILLDETKGIQHLNETMELVIEGLEEALDDGPLASEPVQGSLIRLHDARLHEDAIHRGPAQVIPAVREAVHNSLIDASIKLLEPIQQVRIDVPNDHMGAASGEIQGRRGRVDDMYQEGDLMVVEGVAPVDEMIGFSSDIRSATEGRASWNTENAGFQVLADNLQPDKISEIRERKGMKQELNPAIDYF comes from the coding sequence ATGGGCCGACGTAAGAAAATCGTCCAAGAATGTGAGACACTGATGGACGATCCGGAGCACATCCGGAACATCGCCATCGCTGCTCACGTCGATCACGGAAAGACGACACTGACAGACAATCTGCTGGCTGGTGCCGGCATGATTTCCGACGACACCGCCGGCGAACAGCTGGCGATGGACACCGAAGAAGACGAACAGGAACGTGGGATCACCATCGACGCGGCTAACGTTTCGATGACCCACGAGTACGAGGACCAGAACCACCTCATCAATCTTATCGACACCCCCGGCCACGTCGACTTCGGTGGCGACGTGACCCGTGCGATGCGTGCCGTCGACGGCGCGCTGGTGGTCGTCGACGCCGTCGAGGGCGCGATGCCCCAGACCGAGACGGTGCTCCGGCAGGCGCTCCGTGAGGGCGTCAAGCCGACGCTGTTCATCAACAAGGTCGACCGCCTGATCTCCGAACTTCAGGAAGGCCCCGAAGAGATGCAGAAGCGCCTGCTCGCGGTCATCCAGGACGTTAACGACCTTATCCGCGGCATGACCGAGGAGATGGACGACATCGAGGACTGGACGGTCTCTGTCGAGGAAGGGACTGTCGGCTTCGGCTCCGCGCTGTACAAGTGGGGTGTCTCGATGCCGTCGATGCAGCGCACCGGCATGGACTTCGGCGAAATCATGGAGCTTGAGCGCAACGACAACCGCCAAGAACTCCACGAGCGTACGCCGCTGTCCGACGTGGTGCTCGACATGGTGTGTGAGCACTTCCCCAACCCTGTCGACGCCCAGCCGATGCGCGTTCCGCGTATCTGGCGTGGCGACGCCGAATCCCAGCTCGCCGAGGACATGGCGATGGTCAACGAGGACGGCGAAGTCGTCCTGATGGTTACTGACATCGGTGTCGACCCTCACGCCGGCGAGATCGCCGCCGGTCGTGTCTTCTCCGGCACGCTGGAGAAGGGTCAGGAGCTGTACGTCTCCGGAACCGCGGGCAAGAACCGGATCCAGAGCGTCGGTATCTACATGGGTGGCGAGCGCGAGGAAGTCGAGCACGTTCCCGCCGGGAATATCGCCGCCGTCACGGGCCTCAAGGACGCCATCGCTGGCTCCACTGTCTCAAGCGAAGAGATGACGCCGTTCGAGTCCATCGAGCACATCTCGGAGCCGGTCATCACGAAGTCCGTCGAGGCACAGAACATGGACGACCTGCCGAAGCTCATCGAGACGCTCCAACAGGTCGCGAAGGAAGACCCGACCATCCAGGTCGAAATTAACGAGGACACCGGCGAGCACCTCATCTCCGGCCAGGGTGAGCTTCACCTGGAAGTCATCGGTCAGCGTATCGAGCGCAACCAGGGCATCCCGATCAACACCGGTGAGCCGATTGTTGTCTACCGCGAGGCCCCGCAGGAAGACAGCCGCGAAGTCGAAGGTCGGTCGCCGAACAACCACAACCGCTTCTACATCAGCATCGAGCCGCTCGGCGAGGACATCGTCGAGACAATCAAGATGGGCGAAGCGTCGATGGACATGCCAGAACTGGAGCGCCGTGAAGCGCTGCAGGAGGCCGGCATGGACAAGGACGACTCCCAGAATATCGAGCACATCCACGGGACCAACATCCTGCTCGACGAGACGAAGGGTATCCAGCACCTCAACGAGACGATGGAGCTCGTCATCGAAGGTCTCGAAGAAGCCCTCGACGACGGGCCGCTCGCGTCCGAGCCGGTACAGGGGTCGCTCATCCGTCTCCACGACGCTCGCCTCCACGAGGACGCCATCCACCGCGGTCCGGCCCAGGTTATCCCGGCTGTCCGCGAGGCCGTGCACAACTCCCTCATTGACGCCAGTATCAAGCTGCTGGAGCCGATTCAGCAGGTCCGCATCGACGTGCCCAACGACCACATGGGCGCTGCGAGCGGCGAGATTCAGGGCCGCCGTGGCCGCGTCGACGACATGTACCAGGAAGGCGACCTGATGGTCGTCGAAGGCGTCGCCCCAGTTGACGAGATGATCGGCTTCTCCTCGGACATCCGCTCCGCCACTGAGGGCCGTGCCTCCTGGAACACCGAGAACGCTGGCTTCCAGGTCCTTGCCGACAACCTTCAGCCTGACAAGATCAGCGAGATCCGCGAGCGCAAGGGGATGAAGCAGGAACTGAACCCGGCCATCGACTACTTCTAA
- a CDS encoding energy-coupling factor transporter transmembrane protein EcfT, whose translation MLSYRPGTTFAHRLDPRSKLLVQFGLAIAAVAHPTLPWLLGTLAFALGTLAAARLSPLAVLHSYRVVLAVLALAPFVAGVALGPPWFRIDPALRSALHVGRVLPVLLVSAAYLTSTPVRDTRAAVQRLIPGKPGQILGIGMALVVRLFPLVLADVREVRDAIHARGGEARPLRDRVRLLAVRSLERTLDRSDRLSVALRARCFAWNPTLPPLTFDRRDYPVLALGIALAVSPLVPV comes from the coding sequence ATGTTGAGCTACCGACCCGGCACGACGTTTGCGCATCGGCTGGACCCACGGTCGAAGCTGCTGGTCCAGTTCGGGCTCGCTATTGCCGCGGTCGCTCACCCCACGCTCCCATGGCTTCTCGGGACGCTCGCATTCGCACTGGGTACCCTCGCGGCGGCGCGGCTCTCGCCACTGGCCGTTTTGCACTCGTATCGGGTCGTCCTCGCAGTGCTGGCGCTGGCCCCGTTCGTCGCCGGCGTGGCGCTTGGCCCACCGTGGTTTCGGATCGACCCGGCGCTCCGCTCTGCCTTGCACGTCGGGCGTGTCCTCCCGGTGTTGCTCGTCAGCGCCGCCTACCTCACGTCGACGCCGGTCCGGGACACGCGGGCGGCGGTCCAGCGTCTGATACCCGGGAAGCCCGGCCAGATTCTCGGCATCGGGATGGCGCTTGTCGTCCGGTTATTCCCGCTGGTGCTCGCTGACGTTCGAGAGGTGCGCGACGCGATCCACGCCCGTGGCGGCGAGGCCCGCCCGCTCCGGGACCGCGTTCGGCTGCTTGCCGTCCGGTCACTGGAACGGACGCTCGACCGCTCAGACCGGCTCTCGGTCGCCCTGCGGGCCCGCTGTTTCGCCTGGAACCCGACGCTTCCGCCGCTCACATTCGACCGTCGTGACTACCCGGTACTGGCCCTCGGCATCGCGCTGGCGGTGTCGCCGCTTGTCCCGGTCTAG
- a CDS encoding energy-coupling factor ABC transporter ATP-binding protein, with product MIEVSNLRYRYGDVDVLDGVTLSIPAGQYCLLAGPNGSGKTTLVRHFNALLAPDAGTVTVDGTDVTDDPVVARTRIGMVFQHPRDQFVAATVAADVAFGPENLGLDRTEIDRRVETALDAVDLGGAAESRIDALSGGEQARVAIAGALAMEPDYLVLDEPLVGLDWPARKSVLDHLDALVADGTGVIIVTHDLRDLHERADRVVALHEGQVVLDASPAEALDTLPDLGIRDPRC from the coding sequence ATGATCGAGGTCAGCAACCTGCGCTATCGGTACGGCGATGTCGATGTCCTCGACGGGGTGACGCTGTCGATACCTGCTGGCCAGTACTGTCTGCTCGCCGGGCCCAATGGGAGCGGTAAGACGACGCTTGTCCGGCATTTCAACGCCTTACTGGCCCCCGACGCCGGAACGGTCACTGTCGACGGAACAGACGTGACGGACGACCCCGTCGTCGCCCGGACGCGCATCGGGATGGTGTTCCAGCACCCACGCGACCAGTTCGTCGCTGCGACCGTAGCGGCTGACGTGGCCTTCGGCCCGGAGAACCTCGGGCTCGACAGGACAGAGATCGACCGCCGGGTCGAGACGGCGCTCGACGCTGTCGACCTCGGTGGTGCCGCCGAGAGCCGTATCGACGCTCTCTCCGGCGGTGAGCAGGCCCGCGTCGCCATCGCCGGCGCACTCGCTATGGAGCCGGATTACCTCGTGCTCGACGAACCGCTCGTCGGACTCGACTGGCCGGCGAGGAAGTCAGTGCTTGACCACCTCGACGCGCTGGTCGCTGATGGCACGGGTGTCATCATCGTCACGCACGATCTCCGGGACCTCCACGAGCGGGCCGACCGCGTCGTCGCGCTGCACGAGGGGCAGGTCGTTCTCGATGCGTCGCCAGCCGAAGCGCTCGACACCCTCCCGGACCTCGGCATCCGAGACCCGCGATGTTGA
- a CDS encoding PLP-dependent aspartate aminotransferase family protein: MTRQPHIDTVAVDTETASAVGDVTLPIHLSSTYELAGLDTDLSLEDIDPGEGEFLYSRLSNPTRHGLEQELAALEGGDRAYAFSSGTAAVATAVFSLVEPGDHVVAFDDLYAGTRRMFETLFRDQLGVDVEFVDATDVDAVAAAMTPATELVWVETPTNPGIRLCDIDAIAAVAADYDATVGVDNTFASPYFQQPLSLGADLVVHSTTKYLNGHSDAVGGALITDDPEVAERVEFRQQIALGNMLAPFDSYLISRGIKTLGVRMTRHENNAMALAQYLEDHERVETVHYPGLEIHPQHDLAREQMQGFGGVLSFELTGDMADAKRFLEALETVTLAVSLGGVESLAELPAAMTHEPLSPAARNDLGISDTLIRLSVGIEDVEDLRADLERGFAALES; this comes from the coding sequence ATGACTCGACAGCCACACATAGACACGGTCGCAGTCGATACTGAGACGGCGTCAGCAGTAGGGGATGTCACGCTCCCGATACACCTCTCCTCGACCTACGAACTGGCCGGGCTCGACACGGACCTTTCTCTAGAGGACATCGACCCGGGGGAAGGAGAGTTCCTCTACTCGCGACTGTCGAACCCGACCCGACACGGCCTCGAACAGGAGTTAGCCGCGCTCGAGGGCGGAGATCGGGCCTATGCGTTCAGCTCGGGGACGGCAGCCGTTGCGACAGCAGTGTTCTCACTGGTCGAGCCGGGTGACCACGTCGTTGCGTTTGATGACCTGTACGCGGGCACGCGGCGAATGTTCGAAACGCTGTTCCGGGATCAGCTTGGGGTCGACGTGGAGTTCGTCGATGCGACCGATGTCGACGCTGTAGCGGCCGCGATGACACCGGCAACAGAACTAGTCTGGGTCGAGACTCCGACGAACCCGGGTATCAGACTGTGTGACATCGACGCGATTGCGGCCGTCGCTGCCGACTACGACGCGACGGTCGGCGTCGACAACACTTTCGCAAGTCCGTACTTCCAACAGCCACTGTCACTCGGTGCAGACCTCGTGGTCCACAGCACAACGAAGTACCTCAACGGCCACAGCGATGCTGTCGGCGGCGCGCTGATTACCGACGACCCCGAGGTCGCCGAGCGGGTCGAGTTCCGCCAGCAGATCGCGCTCGGGAATATGCTCGCCCCGTTCGACAGCTATCTCATCTCGCGGGGCATCAAAACGCTGGGCGTCCGGATGACTCGCCACGAGAACAACGCCATGGCCCTCGCGCAGTACCTCGAGGACCACGAACGCGTCGAGACAGTCCACTACCCGGGGTTAGAGATCCACCCGCAGCACGACCTCGCTCGCGAGCAGATGCAGGGCTTTGGCGGCGTGCTCTCGTTCGAACTGACCGGAGACATGGCCGACGCAAAGCGCTTCCTCGAAGCGTTAGAGACGGTGACGCTGGCAGTCAGCCTTGGCGGCGTCGAAAGTCTGGCGGAGCTTCCGGCGGCGATGACGCACGAACCGCTCTCACCGGCGGCACGGAACGATCTCGGCATCTCTGATACGCTCATCCGCCTTTCGGTGGGGATCGAGGACGTCGAGGACCTCCGGGCCGACCTGGAGCGCGGTTTCGCGGCGCTTGAGTCCTGA
- a CDS encoding PAS domain S-box protein, with product MTEALRGRHLDGETDVVGERIRVLHIDDDPDFVAVAADSLEAADDRISVETATSARDGLDRLAQKGFDAVVSDYDMPKMNGVELLDSIRETNPDLPFILFTGKGSEEVASEAISMGVTDYLQKSFGVEVYELLANRIENAVSEYRAKRQAAESERRVRELTEATHDILWEFTADLSELLVINSAYEDIWGRSVAKLRENPHDFLNGIHPEDRELMKDTMQSLMDGESADVECRVNAAEEYQRWVWIQGEPITNDAGEIVRVAGFARDITERRNRERELEATKNQLAEHNQTLRTLYEISADADASFEEKIQAVLDLGRERLGTASAFLSSNDIDRDEFTIRYASGSDDRLKPGTVTPLSQSYCRKMIDTGSIMAIAEAPEEGWASDPAYERWEYETYISGEVRVRDAHSGTLCFVDRAHRETPFTEEEKTFVHLATQWVSYELERQQREQRLERYKEYTDDMLDAIDDVFYVLDSDGRFRRWNESLLNVTGYSAAEVAGTHGTEFFPEEYRDLVAAAIESVFEGGTTRVEIPFVAKSGDRIPHEFTATRVEDPDGNPMLAGIGRDITERKAREQELTRTKELLDQAQRIASVGGWEIDVTTDPPELTATGEFYRLHGLTPEAEMSIESLVDLYHPDDRETIMAEFHRAIETTEGYDMEVRIEDDDTYRWVRTLCEPVTENGDVVKLRGSVQDITDRKLRERELEGARERMEIALETTNAVVWDREFESGDLSYYPGSETLYDTDIESLDEFLPLVHPEDQADVAARIESAAESGTYEAEFRIICDGEVRWIEAKGRVESDSDGTPVRAIGIDRDITERKRREQELEETNERLEEFTSIVSHDLRNPLSVAEGRIELAQQEYDSEHLDSASDALERMRTLIDDLLATARDEQSPVDGGVVALTDAAEQCWHNVETSDANLTVETDAVVRADRSRLEQLLENLFSNSVEHGSDDVAVTIGELDDGFYVEDDGEGIDEENRSRVFETGYSTSDAGTGFGLWIVAEIADAHDWTVTIDESSEGGARFEITGVDIVE from the coding sequence ATGACTGAGGCGCTTCGCGGCCGGCATCTCGACGGCGAAACCGATGTCGTCGGCGAACGGATCCGGGTATTACACATCGACGACGATCCCGACTTCGTGGCCGTCGCAGCGGATTCCCTAGAGGCCGCGGACGATCGAATCTCCGTCGAAACCGCGACCAGCGCACGAGACGGGCTTGACCGGCTCGCCCAGAAGGGATTCGACGCTGTCGTCTCCGACTACGATATGCCGAAGATGAACGGCGTCGAACTGCTCGATTCGATTCGGGAGACAAACCCGGATCTACCGTTCATTCTGTTCACCGGCAAAGGGAGTGAAGAGGTAGCCAGCGAAGCCATCTCGATGGGTGTAACCGACTATCTACAGAAGTCGTTCGGTGTCGAGGTGTACGAACTGCTGGCCAACCGCATCGAAAACGCGGTCTCTGAGTACCGCGCGAAGCGACAGGCCGCCGAGTCAGAACGCCGCGTCCGTGAACTCACTGAGGCGACTCATGATATCCTCTGGGAGTTCACCGCCGACCTGAGTGAACTGCTCGTGATCAACTCCGCCTACGAGGATATCTGGGGCCGGTCAGTTGCCAAGCTCCGGGAGAACCCCCACGACTTCCTGAACGGGATCCACCCCGAGGACCGTGAACTGATGAAAGACACGATGCAGAGCCTCATGGATGGCGAGTCGGCCGATGTCGAATGCCGTGTCAACGCAGCAGAAGAATATCAGCGCTGGGTCTGGATACAGGGCGAGCCGATCACGAACGACGCCGGTGAGATAGTTCGTGTGGCCGGATTCGCTCGTGACATCACCGAGCGGCGGAACCGCGAGCGCGAGCTCGAAGCCACAAAGAACCAGCTCGCGGAGCACAACCAGACGCTCCGGACACTCTACGAGATCAGCGCCGACGCCGACGCCTCGTTCGAAGAGAAGATACAGGCAGTCCTGGACCTAGGCCGGGAGCGTCTTGGGACCGCTAGCGCGTTCCTGTCCTCGAATGATATTGACCGCGATGAGTTCACCATCCGCTATGCGAGCGGAAGCGATGACCGACTCAAGCCGGGAACTGTCACGCCACTGTCACAGTCGTACTGCCGGAAGATGATCGATACAGGGAGCATCATGGCAATCGCGGAGGCACCCGAAGAGGGGTGGGCCTCGGACCCGGCATACGAACGCTGGGAATACGAGACGTACATCAGCGGCGAGGTCCGTGTCCGTGACGCACATTCAGGGACGCTCTGTTTCGTTGACCGGGCGCACCGCGAGACACCGTTCACGGAGGAAGAAAAGACGTTTGTCCATCTCGCAACGCAGTGGGTGAGCTATGAACTCGAACGCCAACAGCGCGAGCAGCGCCTCGAGCGGTACAAAGAGTACACGGACGATATGCTGGATGCCATCGACGACGTGTTCTACGTCCTCGACAGCGACGGCCGCTTCCGGCGCTGGAACGAGAGTCTGCTGAACGTGACCGGCTACTCGGCCGCGGAAGTAGCTGGGACCCACGGAACCGAGTTCTTCCCGGAGGAGTATCGAGACCTCGTTGCGGCCGCTATCGAATCGGTGTTCGAGGGCGGAACCACCCGCGTGGAGATACCGTTTGTTGCGAAATCCGGGGACCGGATTCCCCACGAGTTCACGGCGACCCGTGTCGAGGACCCTGACGGGAATCCGATGCTGGCCGGCATCGGCCGAGATATCACCGAACGGAAGGCACGTGAACAGGAGCTTACGCGGACGAAGGAGCTTCTCGATCAGGCCCAGCGGATCGCGAGTGTCGGCGGCTGGGAGATAGACGTGACGACTGACCCACCGGAGTTGACGGCGACAGGCGAGTTCTACCGACTACACGGCTTGACACCGGAGGCGGAGATGAGCATCGAATCTCTCGTCGATCTGTACCATCCCGACGACAGAGAAACGATCATGGCTGAGTTCCATCGAGCAATAGAAACGACCGAAGGGTACGACATGGAGGTGCGCATCGAGGACGACGACACGTACCGGTGGGTCCGAACACTGTGTGAACCGGTCACCGAGAACGGCGACGTTGTCAAGCTCCGGGGCTCGGTTCAGGATATCACTGACCGAAAGCTCCGGGAGCGTGAACTTGAGGGTGCACGCGAACGGATGGAGATCGCGCTGGAGACCACCAATGCGGTCGTCTGGGACCGCGAGTTCGAGTCCGGCGACCTATCGTACTACCCCGGGTCCGAGACACTGTACGACACTGACATCGAGTCGCTGGACGAGTTTTTACCGCTGGTCCATCCAGAGGACCAGGCAGACGTGGCGGCCCGCATTGAGTCGGCAGCCGAAAGCGGGACGTATGAAGCCGAATTCCGGATCATCTGTGACGGCGAGGTCCGCTGGATAGAGGCGAAGGGGCGCGTCGAATCCGACAGCGACGGGACACCGGTCCGAGCAATCGGTATTGACCGGGACATCACTGAGCGTAAGCGCCGCGAGCAGGAACTGGAAGAGACGAACGAACGCCTCGAAGAGTTCACTAGCATCGTCAGCCACGACCTCAGGAATCCGCTGTCAGTCGCCGAGGGGCGCATCGAACTGGCCCAGCAGGAGTACGATAGCGAACACCTCGACAGCGCCAGTGACGCGCTCGAACGGATGCGAACGCTCATCGACGACCTGCTCGCGACCGCACGCGATGAGCAGTCGCCGGTTGACGGCGGCGTAGTGGCGCTCACGGACGCGGCCGAACAGTGCTGGCACAACGTCGAAACCAGCGACGCCAACCTCACTGTCGAGACGGACGCCGTTGTTCGTGCCGACAGGAGTCGATTGGAACAACTGCTTGAGAACCTGTTCAGTAACAGCGTGGAGCACGGCAGCGACGACGTGGCAGTCACCATCGGAGAACTTGACGATGGCTTCTATGTCGAGGACGACGGCGAGGGTATCGACGAGGAAAACCGGTCACGCGTGTTCGAAACAGGCTACTCGACATCGGACGCTGGAACCGGATTTGGGCTCTGGATCGTCGCGGAGATCGCCGATGCCCACGACTGGACGGTGACTATCGACGAGAGTAGCGAGGGCGGCGCACGGTTCGAGATTACCGGTGTCGATATCGTGGAGTAA
- a CDS encoding DUF5781 family protein, with protein MDVHVQGGPAEPFLGARDLFSTEHDLKRPVTVRVREDPDERTRVSHSDDAHRLTISRQAATSAMARELALHEYAHMHHHERGHPSHTQSTREAIYLALAGRSVEQRKLTHCYQIANHMKDVYADDIWMPVVPGDKLVPFLEASLAAAVADRPDDPPTWDRSASPTRVRHLGEPAARLTPAADPDITAVNAAFALALCERHDLVETDHRLYDLAHAAAQDAESIDLAEFKHHFAALAPEPDESEFRKALVDVTRAYAGGGGRAAD; from the coding sequence ATGGATGTGCACGTGCAGGGTGGGCCGGCCGAACCGTTTCTCGGAGCGAGGGACCTCTTCTCGACGGAACACGACCTGAAACGACCAGTGACTGTCCGGGTCCGGGAGGACCCTGACGAGCGTACCCGCGTCAGCCACAGCGATGACGCTCACAGGCTGACAATCTCCCGTCAAGCCGCGACGAGCGCGATGGCCCGCGAACTGGCGTTACACGAATACGCGCACATGCACCACCACGAACGCGGACATCCGTCACACACACAATCGACGCGGGAAGCCATCTACCTCGCATTGGCGGGGCGCTCGGTCGAACAGCGAAAGCTCACGCACTGTTACCAGATCGCCAACCACATGAAAGACGTCTACGCCGACGACATCTGGATGCCGGTGGTGCCCGGCGACAAACTGGTGCCGTTTCTGGAAGCCAGCCTCGCGGCTGCCGTCGCGGACCGGCCCGACGACCCACCGACATGGGACCGCTCGGCATCGCCGACTCGAGTGCGACATCTAGGCGAACCGGCCGCACGGCTGACACCAGCTGCAGACCCGGATATCACAGCCGTCAACGCGGCGTTCGCCCTTGCGCTGTGTGAGCGCCACGACCTAGTCGAGACGGACCACCGGCTGTACGACCTCGCCCACGCCGCGGCCCAAGACGCCGAATCGATCGACCTCGCGGAGTTCAAGCACCACTTCGCAGCACTCGCGCCCGAGCCGGACGAGTCCGAGTTTCGGAAGGCGCTCGTCGACGTGACTCGCGCGTACGCTGGCGGCGGCGGCCGCGCAGCAGACTGA
- a CDS encoding peptidase, which produces MLVFGLFAVIGAGIGALGSAVAQRLSNPVARYRQLFLGIVLPFTLLSYVIFLLFGLGHLIAGGQTGVVGAVLATFAELLAAGIVGLAAYAPAVPGIRSVRDIKLSTSQAVIRMGRYILGITLLVTVVVAPLESGLSSVALLALVAAFGVGVQIISPWFIPLVRSVDDPDDQTAETLDRLRERAGLTVRDVRVLDTEQEGTANVIVRGAPGYRRLFVTSTFLDAFDNEMATALLAVQAGRQEARVRARLIGGLLIALVPVFVALADIGPLWPLVGVSLGLIVVSQWVTRRGVRTADDYAAERVGPDTVADALERYADIHDMEPPRRRLANPLSKSPPLGNRIDRLRAQTEAQ; this is translated from the coding sequence GAGCGGGCATCGGTGCACTCGGGAGTGCAGTCGCACAACGACTCTCGAATCCCGTCGCTAGATACCGGCAGTTGTTCCTCGGCATCGTTCTCCCGTTCACGCTGCTGTCGTACGTCATCTTTCTGTTATTCGGACTCGGCCATTTGATTGCCGGCGGACAGACCGGAGTCGTTGGAGCGGTGCTGGCGACGTTCGCCGAACTGCTCGCCGCTGGCATCGTCGGGCTGGCTGCCTACGCGCCGGCTGTCCCGGGCATCCGCAGCGTTCGGGATATCAAACTCTCGACCAGTCAGGCGGTCATCCGGATGGGTCGGTACATCCTTGGAATCACTCTGCTGGTGACTGTCGTCGTCGCACCGCTTGAGTCCGGACTGTCGTCAGTTGCACTGTTGGCTCTCGTTGCCGCTTTCGGTGTCGGCGTACAGATCATTTCCCCGTGGTTCATCCCGCTAGTGCGGTCGGTAGATGATCCGGACGACCAGACAGCGGAAACACTAGACCGACTCAGAGAGCGCGCGGGACTGACCGTCCGCGACGTTCGGGTGTTGGATACAGAGCAGGAAGGAACCGCGAACGTGATTGTCCGCGGAGCCCCAGGCTACCGTCGCCTGTTCGTGACGAGCACGTTCCTCGACGCGTTTGACAACGAGATGGCAACGGCCCTGCTCGCAGTTCAGGCTGGCCGTCAGGAGGCCCGTGTGCGTGCTCGACTCATCGGCGGCCTGCTCATCGCGCTGGTCCCGGTGTTCGTGGCACTGGCCGACATCGGCCCGCTGTGGCCCCTCGTCGGTGTGAGTCTCGGACTCATCGTCGTCAGTCAATGGGTCACTCGCCGCGGTGTCCGGACAGCCGACGACTACGCGGCCGAGCGCGTTGGCCCGGATACCGTCGCAGATGCCCTCGAACGGTACGCCGACATCCACGACATGGAGCCGCCCCGACGGCGACTCGCGAACCCGCTCTCGAAATCGCCGCCGCTAGGGAACCGAATAGACCGATTGCGGGCGCAGACAGAAGCACAGTAG